A DNA window from Dunckerocampus dactyliophorus isolate RoL2022-P2 chromosome 17, RoL_Ddac_1.1, whole genome shotgun sequence contains the following coding sequences:
- the stard7 gene encoding stAR-related lipid transfer protein 7, mitochondrial: protein MFQSVPRRFTCEVGVRTLRLQSIRLFRQAVQEEGRDSFPWLDRATGLLISTLHRAAVLVGETARCGQKRKGLLSIFMDHCSFLTGQRLRRACQIGELYSNLYSERTRWTLVGSMWRRFQSKHPPTGRLFAALAGVFMWENEKIQDEEMNRCGLELQALEVVKRQNNKAVSGHMEPGWEVVMEKKDFRVWKRPIPDSHLYEYRVLGSYSDVTPRQFFNVQLDTEYRKKWDALVIKLEVVDRDANTGSEVVHWATHFPYPMYSRDYVYVRRYDVDLENNLMILVSRAVQHPRVPESQDFVRVHTYQSTMVIRPHTSFDENGFDYLLTYSDDPQTAFPRYCVSWMVSSGMPDFLEKLHTAALKARNLEVGVYDYAGVIKTSDTGRQQSQERLAAEKNHTGGSGQMFA from the exons ATGTTTCAGTCGGTGCCCCGTCGTTTCACCTGCGAGGTCGGCGTCAGGACGCTCAGGCTGCAGAGCATAAGGTTGTTCCGGCAGGCTGTGCAGGAGGAAGGCAGGGACTCGTTTCCATGGCTGGACAGGGCTACAGGCCTGCTCATATCCACCCTCCACAGAGCAGCTGTCCTCGTCGGGGAGACTGCAAGATGTGGACAAAAGAGGAAGGGCTTGCTGTCCATATTCATGGACCACTGCAGTTTTTTGACCGGCCAGAGGCTCCGTCGTGCATGTCAAATCGGCGAGCTCTACTCCAACCTGTACTCTGAGAGGACCAGGTGGACCCTGGTGGGGAGCATGTGGCGCAGGTTCCAGAGCAAGCACCCCCCTACTGGCAGATTGTTTGCGGCCCTGGCGGGTGTTTTCATGTGGGAAAATGAGAAGATTCAAGATGAGGAGATGAACAG GTGTGGACTTGAGCTGCAGGCACTGGAAGTAGTGAAAAGGCAAAACAACAAAGCGGTCAGTGGACACATGGAGCCTGGCTGGGAGGTGGTGATGGAGAAGAAGGACTTCAGAGTGTGGAAGCGGCCCATCCCCGACAGTCACCTCTATGAGTACAGAG TGTTGGGCTCCTACAGCGACGTCACACCAAGACAGTTCTTCAATGTGCAG TTGGACACAGAGTACAGGAAGAAGTGGGATGCTCTGGTCATCAAACTGGAAGTGGTGGACCGAGACGCCAACACAGGCTCTGAAGTTGTTCACTGGGCTACGCACTTCCCT TACCCCATGTACTCAAGAGACTACGTGTATGTGCGGCGCTATGACGTGGACTTGGAGAACAACCTGATGATCTTGGTGTCCAG AGCTGTGCAGCATCCCAGAGTTCCAGAGTCTCAGGACTTTGTGAGAGTTCACACGTACCAGTCCACGATGGTCATCCGCCCGCACACGTCCTTTGATGAG AATGGCTTTGACTACCTGCTAACTTACAGCGACGACCCGCAGACCGCCTTCCCTCGTTACTGTGTGAGCTGGATGGTGTCCAGTG GCATGCCTGACTTTTTGGAGAAGCTTCACACAGCTGCTCTGAAGGCCAGGAACTTAGAGGTGGGGGTGTACGACTACGCAGGCGTCATTAAAACCAGCGACACAGGCCGCCAGCAGAGCCAGGAGCGTCTGGCTGCAGAGAAGAACCACACTGGTGGATCTGGCCAAATGTTTGCTTGA